The Arachis ipaensis cultivar K30076 chromosome B10, Araip1.1, whole genome shotgun sequence DNA window aaaaattggaggaaaaaaaaaacaaaaaaaggtgaaaaataaaaaagaaggttCAGCCATGTCGTTTTCCAGAGAGACTGATAGAGCTGACTTTCATAGGAGTTGCCACCACAAGTGGAGCTTCTGGGGAATCACTAATAGCAAACTTCTCATGCATAAATCTTGATTCCACAATCGACTCATCTTTCAACACTATCTTATAACAGTAGCAGCTCTTCAACCCTTGTTGATTTCTGTAACAATGATGAGCACTGTTCTTTACTTGCTGAAAGTCCCATATGACACTGAACTTGCCCACGGTTGCAACAAGGTGGCGTTCTTGCTTACCATTCTCGGTGACCTGAAAGAGAAAGACAACAACAAATATGTGAGATACTTGATGCTACAACGGTATTAATGAATCAATCTATAATTAGAACTAGTTTCCACAATACATAACAAGCAAGCTATTAATTCATACAAGGCAACCATATGAAAACAGATGTCACCAAATTGAAGTATACATTTCATTTTACATTCAAGTATGTATGCAACAAATATTAATGAAGTGAATACTAACATGCAAGTGATTAACAGAACAATACTTTGTTTGCATCCCCTGTTACTCTGCATTTCAGCCCAATTTACAGAAAACAGCAACATAAATCCGACTTGCATTATTCCTACATCCCTTATGTCTTAAAAATATCCTCCACCATTTTATCTCACAGACCATCATTCAACCTGACAGAATGTCTTGCTCCATCAAGACAAGAATCAAAATGATTCCAGCAATATGCTCAGGTTTATAATGGATTACATGCCTTAAATCTAAACATGATAGTCAGTGAAACTAAGCTCATTTGCGAATGTTCGCAATCTTGTACATTGCCCCATATGCTAATCATAGACAAAACAGGAAATTGGAAATTTGAAGCATTGGAGTACATTAATTACAAAACTTTCAACTTTGATGATTGGAGTATGTTTTTTTAACATGAAATGGCGACACAGCTGGGGggttctgaaaaaaaaaaaacctacattcattttttttctttaataaaacTGATCAAAGGGAAATTAAATGTGCTCCAGTTAATGATGTTACCCAACAGACATAATAATAAACAGCTACATGAAATATGCTTACACGGATATATGTATTAATATCTTATTGCAATGCAAGTATAAGACAACATAACAAAAACGTAAAAATAATTGCGAAAAAGTGATTACCCATGAGAAATGGCCACCATGGAACTTATTGGTTTCACCAGCCAAATGTGAATCCAGGGGAGTGAGCTTCAACAGCCTCGGAGCAGGTATCCGATTTCCCATACGACCACTGAACCCAGTCTTAGTCTTCCCATCCTTATCAGTGAACAACGTACAAATCAACACCAAGTAGGTATCAGTGGTGCCAAGCACCCACTTTCCATCAAAGGTAACATCAACATGAGTGATCGGTGACCCAAGTCCCGGGAATGCAGTCTTCGCCTGCCTCATCGACGTTTTGGAATACAGCCTTATCTTCCCATCAAGTGACCCTACAACAATGGAACCATCGCCCGTGGTCGCGAAGCACTGGAAATTAGTCCCTCTTGAGAACTGATGCCCCTGGCTCCAATGCAGCACTGGCGAATTCGAAGAATTCGCAATTTTCTGAACAATTCCCTTCTTATCACGCATATCCCACTGGCACAGCCTGTTATCATCCAACCCCAGGAAAGTTGATTCGGAAGGATCCAATTGCGACCCTTTAGTGTCGTTTGTTATGTCTCTCATGGTGATGTCAGCGCCATCCTTCTCAAACTTCCATTCAGTAACAATCTTTCCAGTCTCGATATCAAGCTGGTGAAGCTTCGAAGCGTTGGGCTTCCCTTCGCTCATTGGACTCATCAGCATCATGTTGGTTTCCGCCCTCATCAGCAGGGCTTTGTTCGCGGTATGCTGCCGGAGATCGCCACCGGAGAATTTCACAGCCACACCCTTCCCGTGAATTCCCCGGTCGAAATTCCGGTAAACATGAACGCCGGTGTCGTTAACCAAGAAACTATTATCCAACGCTCCCAACGTAAGGCTCTGAACTCCGCCATTCGCAGCCTCTTCGAACTCCTCCAGCAAATCGTCTCTTGACCTACCCGGCGTGGTGGTTCTTGGTGAATTTCCTAAGGAGGCATCGTCGGCGTCTTCCCAAACCGAATCGTCGGCGACCTCCGGTTTCACCCAACCGATAAACTCCTTACCATAGACCTTCACTTTGTTCTCCTCCGTAGGTTCGAGGCCGTACACGTTGTAGAAGAGTCGGTCCTGGAATTCGGTGATGAATCTCCGGTATGACTCGTCGGTAGGAAATTTGAGAGCCCAGACTCCATTAGAGACAAAATCGACGCGGCGTTGGTCACCGAACATCTTCAATTGCATCTCCGTCGAAACCCTAGCCTTAACCTTGATCCCAACCTTCATGTACCACTTACCGTCGTTTCGCTCGTCGTTGTCGTCGTTTTCgttctcttcatcttcttcttcgttGCCGATTGATTTGACGAAGGAGTAAGCGGTGCGTTTATCGGCGACGATCCATTTTGCGGCGGGGGTGTTGCCACCTATGTGAAGGTAGAGTTTAACGGCGTTTTtcggaaaggaagaagaagaagaaggagaaggtgtGTTTGATTGGTACTTGAGCTTCAACGCTTTGAGCCTAGCGTCAACTTCATCGAGCTGGGTTGGGGTTTGAGTTGCAGAAGTGGAAATGGTTTGGGCATCTTCGTAATTTTCCTCTTCTTGTTCTTCGTCTCGTTCGTCGTAGTCGGAATCAGAGTCGGAGACTTCAAGGCCTTCGCGGCTCTGAGAGGTACCCATGGATAGGGTTGAAATTGGGAACAGGATTTGAGAATAGGATTGGAAATTGAAGATACGAGGTTCGGATTTGATTGATGTGGAAAATACGcacctcttttttattttttattaaattttgagtaattaagtttagtttttattttgggTCGTAATTTGCGAATTACTTGGCAGTTAAGCtaagtagttttttttttgtggATTTGGACTATGCCCAACAATCCAAACCCAACTCAAAGAACCACCCGACCCACTCCTTAAACTAAATGTTGCGTTAGTCATGCCTTCTCTGGCTACGGTTATTGTGAATAGACTCCATAGCCATGAATTAACCTACCTTGTCGCTACGATAAAGCTAagtacttctttttatttttgtcagCATTGGGTTGGGCTTTGTGTTAGCATGGGAAACTAAAGTTGAAGGGCAACAACCCGATAACAGGCCCTTGATTTGCTGGGCCAGTGTAGCATTCTGCTTTCTCCAACTGGTATGGCCTTTTATGTAATTCGTGTGTTTGTCATAACTCTTGTTAACTATAAATGTATGAACTACTCATAATCTGACTATGTTTTTTGAGATTTATCTCTTTCTGAATTTTTCAGTGTTTGTAAAGATGATAAAAGAGAGGTTACTTTATCTCGTTTAATTTGTATGTAGGTTTTTTTTTCCTGGACTTCAGCTTCATATAATACccccaaaaaaaataaataaatgtatgaACTAAATCAAATTGTAGTTAGAAATTTGGTTGAGTGACATATCATATGTCTCTTAAATAACTACATCCGAATTTATGTCctacctaaaaaaaaaaaaaaaacctatgtAACGTGTGTCAGTGTGTTGTGCAATTGAAAATGTAGGAGTAGGATTATACGTCTAAACTCAATTTCTCGGTGGCCATTGGAAACTAGATTTTAATAAATTGCGTGCTTCATTTGTGTGGCATAAAGGTTATCAAACTCGTTTAAGTAAACTCATGGAGCTGACCTATACTCGTTTAAGTAAATCTCGCcattcaaaattaataatatGAAGCTTAAAACACATactaaactaaaataataataCACGTTATAAATTATAACAGGTACTTTAGAATACGTATAAATCCTTCATAAATGCTTATGCAATTATTAAGCATACAATAACAATAAGTACTTCAGTTCAACCCATACAATCAAAAGTTctaataaattaaaactaaaatctttcaatatcttcatcttccatgACATCAGTATCATCTTTACCATTTTCATCAGAAAATTATTTTCTTTAAGTTCAACATTAACCAAATTACAAATAGTCTACATCTACAACCATTAGCCAATAATTTAATATTCTCTAAGttgtaaaattaaaataataaatcctagtGACCTAATATGTAAAAGCTTAaagcataaaaaataaaaatctaaatactAAATCCTAATCTATTAAAGCTTAAAGCAAAACTTTTTTAGGAATAACATTACTTAAATGGCTAAATGCAATGACGGAAAATCATGGCAGCAACAACACAAAATAGTGATGACACTAAAGAGCCAAAAATGTCATGTAGAAGGTAGAGAGTGAGAGACTTAACGACAGCGAAGGAGAAACAGGTAAACTCGCAAATGGCATCGGCAGGACATAGTTGCAAACAGCAAAGATGCGAAGAAAGGCAAAATAGAGAACAACGAAGGCAGAAATCCACATAGATGATGGCACAAAGTAGAGCATAGTAGCAAATGTAGGTGGACAATGGCAGCGCGACGGTAAGAAGAAAATAAGAGAGTGGGACTTGAGGTGAGAGAAACGACGTAGAGGGGTGAGTGTGAGAGGTGAGTGAGTGCTTTGGGAATGTTATTGTACCCGTAATGCAAAAATGTGTGTAGAATTTTTTTTCAAGTCAAAGCAATACCATTTTTGGTCAAAATTaggcaaaaacacaaactcatTAACTTGGTTCTAGACTCACGAGTTTGATTGAGTTTAACTGAGTCCAGCCGAGTTTACTCAGGATTGAGTTTATGTCCGAATCAACTCAACTCCACAACTAAACTCGTAAACtagtacgagtttacgagttaactcgcgagtttgacaacaaTAGGTATGAGTGTGGATTATTgtaaaattaaacttattttctCATTATATTGTGTACTTTGATTTATGAAATGTAACAAAAGAATTAAAagtaggtttaattattctgttggttcctatagtttcgtgaaaatTTCAATTAGGTTctcatacttttttctttttaattgagtccttgcaccaaattttatttttaattgggtcACTATACTattatttccttttatttaggtccctgcaccaattttttttaattggatccttATATAATTAAACCAATTACTGCTAAGAGAAACCTAATTGAAAAAACAAATTTGGTGCAGaaacccaattaaaagaaaaaaaagtataaggacttaattgaaaatttcgtgAAACTATAAAGACCatcaaatattatttttcaaactttttatGCACCTTTCTTTACCAGAGAATTTGGTTTGTTATTATTAGCGTTTCAATAAGGCATACTGTGCTTGTTCAGCCGNNNNNNNNNNNNNNNNNNNNNNNNNNNNNNNNNNNNNNNNNNNNNNNNNNNNNNNNNNNNNNNNNNNNNNNNNNNNNNNNNNNNNNNNNNNNNNNNNNNNNNNNNNNNNNNNNNNNNNNNNNNNNNNNNNNNNNNNNNNNNNNNNNNNNNNNNNNNNNNNNNNNNNNNNNNNNNNNNNNNNNNNNNNNNNNNNNNNNNNNNNNNNNNNNNNNNNNNNNNNNNNNNNNNNNNNNNNNNNNNNNNNNNNNNNNNNNNNNNNNNNNNNNNNNNNNNNNNNNNNNNNNNNNNNNNNNNNNNNNNNNNNNNNNNNNNNNNNNNNNNNNNNNNNNNNNNNNNNNNNNNNNNNNNNNNNNNNNNNNNNNNNNNNNNNNNNNNNNNNNNNNNNNNNNNNNNNNNNNNNNNNNNNNATACTGACCTAATATGTAAAAGcttaaagcaaaaaaaaaatctaaatactAAATCCTGATCTATTAAATCTTAAAGAAAAACTTTTTTAAGAATAACATTACTTAAATGGCTAAATGCAATGACGGAAAATCATGGTAGCAACAACACAAAATAGTGATGACACTAAAGAGCCAAAGATGTCAAGTAGAAACTAGAGAGTGAGAGACTTAACGACAGCGAAGGAGAAACAGGTGAACTCGcaaggttaatcaaagattacgACAGTTTTaagacttatatatatatatataagaaataatataatttagaaacttgatgaaggatatagctcaaaagcAGGATTTAAAAGCGCAAAACGAACTAACGAAGcgtctaacttaaagcacaagaaacaTATGTGATATAAacaaagataatagtataatagtgtaatatcataagaaactagccacgactcccggagtttaagccggctagccaaatATACAGACAAAAAGGAAACTGAAGTTTAAAATGGCTTATACAAGTTTTCctctctctcaaatacaagcctctaggccaaaacaaaatacaaaagcgaGAGACATATATACAAagtaaaccaaaaagactccaaaagggtatccggatcctccgcttctgtcaccaaccaAACAACTCACACAGGTGGGTTGCGacttgcatatgaaaaacacaacagaaatatggtatgagaatcaaaggttcttagtatggtaacagtgcccagtgatgtaggatataagaccccgggacgccaaaggcaatcctagacttcatatccgtCACGAGATTCGAACTTAAGGAATACTAAAACAATAAAACACATATATAActcttaacataaataaaccgggtattctatcttaggggatttctattctaagtaaacaccactgtcccacagccttcaccaacctaacctccttgcgatcccatcgccaccgccttccgaacctcctccatcccagtagaaagcacaatatatacaatgcaagtaaaacacaagtattacAAGTAAGACAAGTAACTCAAGTAGCAATTaaacatgttatacaaataggcatacaattacaagtcggcaaagcaaacaaacagatagaaaatgcacatgatgaatgcctgtcctactggctgtgatatcacattgtcagttcaactgccaacccgacacaacTCCATGGAGGTGTTACCTTTCGGAAATCATAATGGGAACCCACCGAGATATCGTGCTCAGACCACCATCCCGAATATAGTGCCGACACACTATAGTTATTTCgaaaggatgtgagcgggataccATTTCCACATACCTTACATCTCAACGCAAGCaagacgaaccaccgcccttacgccgccgccgctacctcgacaggtggGATCCAACCACCGTCTCTGCCGGGTGCAtaacgtctcataatctcaatagccactacctcgacaggcgggatccaactgACGTCCCTGCCAGGTGCATAGTGTATCATAATCTCAGTATGAATCAGCACTTCAGTGGTCTTCAGAAACTTTTTCAGCATAtatggatccatcatctcattcagagtcctcgactcatctcaactacTGTCAATTCAACATTTCCATTCCTCTTTTCCACTCCATCGAACTCATCCttagtacaccagaaacctaaacctccgttcgCTAATTTTTCATAATAAACATCAACTAAAACCCTTAACCCATTTCCCATATTTCCATACTCAAAATTAAACCCAAAcgccttaaaatggtgttatagaagcttacaacatTGTTGGGAATGTGAAGTAGTTGgaaacaaagtttaagtttgagaaacagggcgtgtgcgtacgcacaggggtgtgcgtgcgcacgcccaggaagattttgaaagtgtgcgtgcgcacaggggtgtgcgtacgcacaggtactaaaaTTTGTAAAGACTGTTCACTCGCACAGGATctgctagcgcccccaacagaccagacgacccttcccgacttgtgcgtgcgcacagggctgtgtttacgcacaggtcgtaattcttcattgatgtgcacgtgcacaagctgtgctaacaTTGCGAGCAGAGAACCTTTtcctgcctgtgcgtacgcacaggtctgtgcgtccgcacagaataagattttcgcagggttgtgcgtgcacacaaggcaTTGCGTGCGCACATAAcagaaatcctgaaattctgcaactttgcagaatttcagacttttaacaccaactttgaattatcataacttcctctacaaaattccaaattttacaaactttatattaatttaaagggttttcaataagctttaatttcaaataattttcaaccaattttgaaaaccaaGGAATAAGTTATGATccgacaaagttcaccaaaaactaacTTAAACCTAACTCACAAGAATCTCAATTTACCAACCTTCATAACCCAAACCAACCAAAACCACATTAACTCTATCCCATATCAGCTCTTACCATGTGCTATACTTCAACTTACCACTCCACCATATATAATCATCAATTCACATCATCAAAACATAATAATACCCTTACTAACCATCATTATCATCAATTTCAACATCATTCTCCAATATCATACTGTCAAGATCAATATAGCCATTTATCAATCACTCCAAATTATCAATTATCATGCACTATCATGCCCCACTTCTACCAACATAATCATAgctcatcaattcatcataaatTATCGTACCTCAACATTCAATatccaacaa harbors:
- the LOC107623272 gene encoding protein CYPRO4, whose protein sequence is MGTSQSREGLEVSDSDSDYDERDEEQEEENYEDAQTISTSATQTPTQLDEVDARLKALKLKYQSNTPSPSSSSSFPKNAVKLYLHIGGNTPAAKWIVADKRTAYSFVKSIGNEEEDEENENDDNDERNDGKWYMKVGIKVKARVSTEMQLKMFGDQRRVDFVSNGVWALKFPTDESYRRFITEFQDRLFYNVYGLEPTEENKVKVYGKEFIGWVKPEVADDSVWEDADDASLGNSPRTTTPGRSRDDLLEEFEEAANGGVQSLTLGALDNSFLVNDTGVHVYRNFDRGIHGKGVAVKFSGGDLRQHTANKALLMRAETNMMLMSPMSEGKPNASKLHQLDIETGKIVTEWKFEKDGADITMRDITNDTKGSQLDPSESTFLGLDDNRLCQWDMRDKKGIVQKIANSSNSPVLHWSQGHQFSRGTNFQCFATTGDGSIVVGSLDGKIRLYSKTSMRQAKTAFPGLGSPITHVDVTFDGKWVLGTTDTYLVLICTLFTDKDGKTKTGFSGRMGNRIPAPRLLKLTPLDSHLAGETNKFHGGHFSWVTENGKQERHLVATVGKFSVIWDFQQVKNSAHHCYRNQQGLKSCYCYKIVLKDESIVESRFMHEKFAISDSPEAPLVVATPMKVSSISLSGKRHG